Proteins from a genomic interval of Paenibacillus sp. FSL R5-0623:
- a CDS encoding GTP-binding protein, with product MTQKQVPVTVLSGYLGSGKTTVLNHVLNNRQGLKVAVIVNDMSEVNIDAALVKGEATLSRTEEKLVELSNGCICCTLRDDLMQEIEKLVNEGKYDYILIESTGISEPVPVAQTFTYADEESGIDLTRLARLDCLVTVVDANRFWHDFGSGQSLLDRNQATGDEDTRDVVDLLIDQIETCDVLLLNKCDLVDDTELNKLEGIIRKLQPNAKIIRTENGQVNPSEILNTGRFDFEKVSMSAGWIQELEKESHTPETEEYGIGSFVYRRRKPFHPSRLAEFMSYWPEEVVRAKGLVWLAAEGDVAASLSQAGPSIQFGPAGHWVAALPEADKEEILRSEPDVLEKWDAQWGDRQTELVMIGIEMERASIEDELDQCLLSDEEMLADWGHFDNPLPWPVEAV from the coding sequence ATGACACAAAAGCAAGTTCCCGTAACCGTACTGAGTGGTTACCTCGGTTCAGGGAAAACAACGGTTTTGAATCATGTGTTGAACAACAGACAAGGGCTCAAAGTTGCGGTGATTGTCAACGACATGAGTGAGGTGAACATTGATGCTGCGCTGGTCAAGGGGGAGGCAACCTTGTCTCGAACCGAAGAGAAGCTGGTGGAGTTGTCGAACGGTTGTATCTGCTGCACCTTGCGGGATGATCTGATGCAAGAGATTGAGAAGCTGGTGAACGAAGGCAAGTATGACTATATTTTGATCGAATCCACCGGAATCAGTGAACCTGTTCCAGTTGCACAGACCTTTACATACGCCGATGAGGAGTCGGGTATTGATCTGACTCGCCTGGCCCGATTGGATTGTCTGGTAACGGTGGTGGATGCCAATCGATTCTGGCATGATTTTGGATCAGGACAGAGTCTTCTGGATCGTAATCAGGCGACTGGAGATGAGGACACCCGTGACGTCGTAGACTTGTTGATCGATCAGATCGAAACCTGTGATGTACTGCTGCTGAACAAATGTGATCTGGTCGATGACACCGAGCTGAACAAGCTCGAAGGCATCATCCGCAAGCTACAGCCTAACGCCAAGATCATTCGGACCGAGAATGGACAGGTGAATCCGTCTGAGATTCTGAATACAGGCCGCTTTGATTTCGAAAAGGTGAGCATGTCCGCTGGATGGATTCAGGAGCTGGAGAAGGAGTCGCATACACCGGAAACCGAGGAATATGGCATTGGTTCCTTCGTTTATCGCCGCAGAAAGCCATTCCATCCTTCCCGTCTGGCTGAGTTCATGAGTTACTGGCCGGAAGAAGTGGTACGTGCCAAAGGTTTGGTATGGCTCGCGGCTGAAGGGGATGTTGCTGCAAGCCTCAGTCAGGCAGGGCCATCCATTCAGTTCGGTCCTGCGGGACATTGGGTCGCGGCGTTGCCGGAAGCGGACAAAGAGGAGATTTTACGTAGCGAACCCGATGTTCTGGAGAAATGGGATGCCCAGTGGGGAGATCGTCAGACGGAGCTTGTCATGATCGGGATCGAAATGGAGCGTGCGAGCATTGAAGATGAGCTGGACCAGTGCCTGCTTAGTGATGAAGAGATGCTGGCCGACTGGGGCCATTTTGATAATCCCCTACCATGGCCTGTGGAAGCTGTATAA